Below is a genomic region from Deltaproteobacteria bacterium.
AGGACAGTGGGTCAGGTGTAAGTTGTTCTGCGACAAACACCCCGATCACGTCCTGTGAAGCGTGATAATCATCACGAGCGGCCGCGACCGCCGCCGGCGGATTCAGCCCTTGGGTCTGCCAGGCGAGGCACCCTTGGACCGCCAAAGCAAGCACCCCGGGCGCTTCCATTCTGAGCTTGGTGTCGAGCTCTCGGTCCTCTCGCCCGCGGAAGCTGACTCCCCACTCGAGGGGGTGCACGCGGGACCAGAATGCGGCCCCCTGATCACGCACAATCGGGCGGGCATTGCACGCCATCGTCATCGTGTGCGAGGGCCGGAACGTGACCGGGTCCTGGCGCATCCGACGCGCGGTGACCGAGTCCCCGCCCGTGAGTTGCTTCACGAGCGACTCGTTCCATCGCCGCCCCGCCGGCGGCTCGCTGGTCACCACGAGGCGGGCCCCGCGCAGGTCCATGAGCCCGGTCGGATGCTGGTCGGACCCGCGCTCGAGGAGCAGGTCCGGCTGGATCGCGCAGCCGTAGTCCCCCCAGACGTGCAGGGCGAGCTCGAGCAGGGTGGACTTGCCGTTGCGCCCTGCGCCGTACCACAGACCGAAGACGTGCTCGCGGACGCTGCCGGTCAGCGAGTACCCGAGCCACCGCAGCAGGTACCAGACCACGTCCGGCGCGCCCGGATGGCACTCGCCGAGGAACTGCAGGAAGCGGGGGCAGGTCGCCGCAGCGTCGTACTCGACGGGCGACTGCCGCGTGATCATGTCCTCGCGCCGGTGCTCTCGCAGCGTGCCTGTGCGCAGGTCGATGGTCCCGTTGCGGCAGCAGAACAGCCACGGGTCGGCGTCGAGCTGGTCGGCGTCGATGCGGACCTCGGGCCGGTGGCGCAGCACCTCGACGGCTGCGGCGATGCGCCCTGCGTTACCGCTGGTGCGGCCCCACTTGACCAGGGCCTCGCCGACCTCGCCGCCCATGCGCTTGCCGTCCTCGACGATCAGCGTGGCGCACAGCTCGGCCTCGTGGTGCGGGCCGTCGCCGATCGTCCACCGCTGGCCGTTCCAGCGCAGCCAGCCGAGCCCCTCGGCGTAGCGGAAGTCGCCACCGAACAGCTTCATCAAGCGCGACGCGTTGCCGCTGTCGTTCGTCGGGTAGCGCCCGGCCGTGAGGGCGTCGGCGCCGTGCTGGTCGTTGTCGTTGTGGTCGTTGATCATGCGAGGTCCATCAGGCGTGCGATTCGGAGGCGGAGGTCGGGGTGCGAGGTCGAGGTCGGGGTCAGGGCGCAGCCGAAGGGGTCGCGCGCGTACTGGTACGCGTTCGCGGCCCGGCCCGCGATCGCGTCCGCGTCCAGGTCCGTCCACCCACACCGGCGGCCGTACGCGACGACGACCTCCTCAGCGACGTGGAGCGGCAGACCGTGGTCGTGGCACACGCAGCTGGCCGCGTACGCGCCCGCGGGCCGGCGCGCGTCCAGGGCGTCCCACGCCTGCTGGACGCGCAGCTCGAGCGGCCACGCCGCGAGCTCATCATCGGTGCGGGCGATCGGCGGGGGACGGGGAGGCGGTGGTGGGTGCAGCCGTAGCGCGTCGTCGACGTCGATGCGCGCGCCCGTCGTACGGATGACGACGGGGGGCATCAGCCCGCTGGTGATCGGCCGGTACCACAGCCGGGTCATCTGGTACGACTCGGGCGCGACGCCGCGGCCCGCCCACGTGCGCACGCAGGCCCGGTACTCGTCCGCGGTCTCGATCGGGCGGGACGGGTGGAGAACGCAGCGGAAGCGAGGGCACGCCGGGGTGGCGCTCGCGGTCGTGTAGATGACCGCGTCGAGCTCGGCCGTCCGCGTGAGCACGTCCGCGAGCGCGGCCACGCTCGCGCCCTCGTCGTACTCGAACGCGACGAAGCCCGCGGGGCCCGCGTCGATGCGACCCTTCTCGCCCGGGCGGATCGCCGATAGTGGCGAGTAGCCGGACGCGTGCTTGTCCGTGGTCGGCACCGGTGTACCGATCCACGCGGCGAGCTCGGGCCACGTCATAGTGAGCGCGACCGCGTCCGCGTTCGCGCGCGAGCCCAGGGGCCAGATCGAGAGTGCGGGCACCGGCCCATGCGCGGTGCAAGATGCGCGCCGTGCGACGTGCGTAGTGATGTCGCTCGCGCTTCGCCGCGCCCCTGTGCCGGATCCGCTGCGAAGCCGATCCGGGCGGCACAAAGCGATTTCAAGCACTTAGGTTCGTTTGTGCCTTTTCTCACCAAGTGTTCGGCACGCGGCCATCCCCGCCACCGTGGCCATGGCCAAGGCAAGTGTTGGATATCACGACGATCGCGGACATGGCCGCGGACGTGCAGCCACGGGCCAGGCATGCAGACGAAGTTCAAGGCCGCGGCGGGGCTCACGATCGGGGACGCGAAGCCGGGGGACGTCGTGGTGACGGGCTCGCACCCGTACGACGTCTATCTGCGGGTCGACCCGGGCGTCGGCAAGCTCGAGGGTATCTGGGCGATCGCGATCAGCGGTGATGGGTATCTGTGCGACCCCGGGCTGCCGGCCCTGCGCATCATCACGGCCAGGGACGTGATTCTGACCGAGGTCGGCGCGTGAACCAATCACAGGACCTGGACGCGCAGGAGACCCGCGCGACCGCCCGCATGATTGAGGACGCGGTCGCTGAGCTCGCGGCGGTGTACGAGGAGCTCGAGCGCGAGGACCTGGACAACTTCGACATCGACGAACTGGTCGCACGCCGCCGCGCGCTGGAGCTGCTGATCGAGGCCGCTGGCGCGCCGCACCCGCGGGGTGATCGGTGATCGTCCGCCGGCTGCTGAACATCGAGCGCGAGCCGTACTCGCGCGAGGTCCCTCGCGAATACGCATACGCGTTCCGCGACCACGAACGCGCGCTGGCATTCACCGCCGCGGCGACCACCGAGTACAACGAGCGATTCGGCATGGCGACCGGCTGCCGCTGGGCATCGAGGAGGAACGACGGATGAAGATCGATCTCAACGAACGTGTGCCGGTCGAGACCCTGAAGACGGGCGACCGGTTCCGGGTTCCGCTGACCACAGACGAGTACATGATGTCGTCGATTGTCTGCGAAGGACATTGCGGCTGACGATAAACGATGCCCCGCTGTGACCATCAATGGTTCTTCGCGCCGCCGCTGCAGCTCCCGGTCTGCGTTCGTTGTGGTCGCGAACCGACCGCGAGCCCGAGCCAGGTCGAGACCTGGCGCGACTGCCAGCGCAAGTGGGCCTACTCGCGGGTGCGCGAGAAGACCGAGCACCCGTCCGCGGCCTACGGCACGCGGTGCCACAAGCTGCTCGAGGACTGGCTCATCAAGCGGATCCCGCCGCCGAACGACACACCCGAAGGGAAGACGGTCTGGACCGGACTGCACCTGATCCCCACGCCGTGGACGCCCGGCCTCGGCATCGAGGAGCGCGCCACACCGGTGCTCGGCGGCCCGCCGCTCGCCCGCGCCCTCGGCCTTGAAGATGGAGCACTAGGCCCCTCTGTGGCCTGGGACATGCGCAAGGACTTCCGCTACGGCTACACGCCCGACGGCGGTGGCGTGTTGGTCATCGGCGATCACAAGACCACCGGCGACATCGCCAAGTACGCAAAGACGGCGGAGACGCTCTCGACCACCGACCCGCAGGGCATTGCGTACACCCACGATTCCGCTGAGCACTATGACGTGGCCTGGGTGGTCGGCCAGTGGGTCTATTACCAGCGCGACGCGAAGGCCAAGGCCAAGCCCGTCACGTTCTCGATCTCTCGACAGCAGGCGCGCGAGCGCTTCGCGAAGATGCACGTCGAGGAGGTCGTCCCGATGGTCCGCGCTCGAGCGGCACCGATCGAATCACTCCCTCGCAACCTCGACGCGTGCAACAGCTACGGAGGATGTCCGTACCAGCGCGAGTGCCACGCCACCATCACCCCAGAAGAGAGCGCAGCGACACTGCTGACGCAGATCAGAGGAGCACGACCCATGCCCGAGACACCCGCAGACCTCCTGGCCTCGATCGCCGCAGCCGCCGGCAACGTCCCACCGCCGCCGACCACCGCGGCAGCGCCGACGCCCGAGCCGATCTTCGTCGCCGGCAAGCACACGACCGGTGATCCGAAGCTCGATGCGCACCTCGGCACGCTCGCGCCCGCGGACCAGGCCGCGCTGTTGAGCTCGATGATCGCCGCGCAGGCGGCCGCGGGCCTGCCCTTGACCGTGGTGTCGGTGCTGCCCGAGGCACCGCCGGTCGTCGAGACGCGCGCGCCGAAGAAGCGGCAGACGAAGCCGAAGGCCGCGCCCAAGGTCGAGGTCGAGCCGCCCGCGGATGTCGTCCTCGATCAGGCCGTCGAGGCCGGCGCGCTCGCGGCCGCGCAGGTCACCGGTGACTTCTCCGAGATCGAGTGCTCGGAGCAGGACGAGCGTCGGTACCAGCGCCGCCGGCTGGTCGAGGTCTGGCTCAGGGGCACGCGTCCGAAGGAAGACCTCGAGTACGCGATCACGATGGTCGAGGTGCCGCTGTGAGGACCGCAAAGTACCTCTTCCTCGACCTCGAGACCACGGGTCTACACCCCGGTCACGATGACATCCTCGAGTGCGCTTGGATCATCACCGACGGTTCGCTCCGCGAGATCCGCCGAGGGCAGATGGTGCTGCACTTCCGGCGCATCTTTCCCGAGGCAGTCGACCCGTTCGTGACCGAGATGCACACCAAGAACGGGCTGTGGGCCGAGTGCGAGACGTCGGTCAACGACCTCTGCGACCTGGCTGATGTGCTCGCCGGACAGATCAACTCGACCGAGTGGGTCGAGACCCGGCCGATCCTCGCGGGGGCGACGGTGCACTTCGACCGCAGCTTCCTCCGGCACTGGGTGCCCGACGTCGAGCGGCTGCTCCACCATCGCCACCTCGACGTGTCGTCGCTGAAGATGGCGCTCCGTGATGTCGATCCGAATCTCCCGAAGCCGGCCAGTTCGGACGCACACCGAGCGATGGACGACATCGAGTATTCGCTCGGCGAGGCCCGCAACATCTACGCCCTGCTCGCGGATGTCGTCATCGATCAGGCCATCGAGGCCGGCGCGCTCGCGGCCGCGCAGGTCACCGGTGACTTCGGCGTCATCCTCGCCCTCACCGAACGCTGAACCCGAAAGGAACAATCACCATGCAAGCCACGACCGAGCACAATCTCCGCACCTCCGAAGGCCGCGCCAACCTCGACGCCGCGATCAAGAAGCTGTTCAAGGGCAACGCGAAGCTGACCAGCAACGACCTCGCCGAGACCTTCGGCCTCGGCCTCGCCCAGATCCGTGCGTCGCTGCACCGTCTGATCGATGCCGGTGTCCTGGTCGCGATCGGCAACACGAAGGCCCGCGTGTACATGCGCGCGCCGTCGACCTGACCGCGGTGTGTAGATAGCCAGACAGCCGGGACAGACCGGCACGGGCCGATAGCTCAGTTTGGTAGAGCGCCGCTCTGAAACAGCGGAGGCGCAGGTTCGATGCCTGCTTGGCCCACCATTGCCGGAAATCGACCATCGGGAGGATAGTGTCAATGTCGTACGAAGCGATCGTCTGTCGAATCAAGACCCAGCTGCACCCGAACGCGGACAAGCTGCTCGTGGGAGACGCCGCCGGCTACAGCGTGATCGTCGGCGTCGATACTGTCGACGGCGATCTCGGTGTGCTGTTCCCCGAGGGCGGGTGCATCGAGCCCAGCTTCTGCCTCGCGAACGGGCTGTATCGGAAGCACCCCACGACTGGTGAGCCGCTCGGTGGGTACCTCGACGAGGACGGACGCGTCCGCGCGCTGAAGCTCCGGGGCGCGGTGTCCGACGGGCTGTGGCTGCCGATCGCGTCGATCGACAAATGGCTGTCGTCGCTCAAGGACGGAGGGCGCACCAGCGTCCCGGTGCTCACCGAGGGGCAACGGATCGCCGCAGTCAAGGGGCACCAGCTCTGCGAGAAGTACGTCACCCCGGCAACCCGCCGAGCGATCGCGGCCGCCGGTCCGATGAAAGCGCGATTGATCGGTGCGCTGCCGCGGCACTACGACACGCCGCAGCTTCGTGACCTGCACTCGATTCCTGAAGGCGCGACGGTCATCACCACCGAGAAGATCCACGGCACCAGCGGCCGCACGGGACTGGTGCGCGTCGAGCAGCCGCGCGGATGGCTGCGCCGATTGTTTCGCCTGCCCGCGAAGACGCGACTCGAGTACGTCAGCGGCACCCGGAACTGCACGCTCGATGCGAGCGCGCCGGGGGAGAAAGGGCAGAGCTACCGCCGCGTCGTGCACGACGACATCGTCCAGCACGCGGGGCTGCAACCCGACGAGGTCTGGTACTACGAGATCAGCGGGTACACGCTCGACGGAGCGCCGATCATGGCGCGGCACACCGTCGGCAGCATCGGGGACACCAAGCTCGAGAAGAAGCTCCGCGCGAGCTTTGGAGACGCCATTACGTACAGCTACGGCTGCCGTCCGGGCGAGTATGTGGTGCACGTCTATCGCATCACGCAGGGCGCTCGCGAGCTGACGTACGACGAGATCGCGGCCCGGTGCTCCGATGCGCGAGCCCGCGGCGCAGCTGTCTCGGTGGTGCCCCGGATGGGCCGCGACGAGGGGATGAGCGGCATCGCCGAGCTGCGCCACGTGGCCGCCCTCCTGGCAAACGGCCAGGCCCCGTGGACGCACCCACGCGAGGGCGTCTGCGTTCGCTTCGAGCGCGGTGGCGAGGTCATCTCGAAGGCGTACAAGCACAAGTCCTTCGTGTTCTGCGCGCTCGAGGGCATCGCTCGCAACGACGCGGAATACGTCGACGCCGAAGAGGTGGCGTGACTCGATGAAGCCATTTCGCCATTGTCGCAACTCGGCCAAGCGCTTCGGCGGGGTGCCTGAGGACTACCAGGACATTCACGACTTTCTCGATCAATCGAAGTCGACGCACGCGGACATGCGCCACCGCGCGCTGCTGCACCACACGCTCGGCTGTTTCCTGGTCGAGCAGGTGTTTGGCGCGGTGAGAAAGAACAGCGCCGGGCGCAGCTACAGCCCGCGCGACGTCGCCGAACAGCACATCCTCGAAGACCTCGGCACGATCCCCGCGCCGAGCGATTACCTCCGAAACATGACCCTCCAGAACTGGATGGGCGGACCAGCAAAGCGGACCCGTCGCTGGGTCGGAAAGTGGAACACCGATGTCGATCGAGAAGCTCAACAACCTGTCGCAGATGATGGACGAGGCCCGGGAGAAGATGCAGCGCGAGGCCCAGGAGGCATTCCGCGTGGCGTGTGACGAGGTCTTCGAGGCGCACCCGAAGCTCGAGTCGTTCGGCTGGGCTCAGTACACGCCGTACTTCAACGACGGCGAGCCCTGCACGTTCTCGGTGAACGATCTCGATACCTTTACGTTCGGCGGAGTCACGCTCGAAGGCGGCGTCCACCTGAACGAGTCCGTGTACAACTACACGACCAACAGGTACGAGCCCTGCGAGCCGCACGTCGATTCCTATGAAACCGAGACGCCCGCGGGTTTCGACATGCCGGCCGCGGTCGCGGCGATGCGCGCGGTCCTGGTGGT
It encodes:
- a CDS encoding PD-(D/E)XK nuclease family protein, with amino-acid sequence MPRCDHQWFFAPPLQLPVCVRCGREPTASPSQVETWRDCQRKWAYSRVREKTEHPSAAYGTRCHKLLEDWLIKRIPPPNDTPEGKTVWTGLHLIPTPWTPGLGIEERATPVLGGPPLARALGLEDGALGPSVAWDMRKDFRYGYTPDGGGVLVIGDHKTTGDIAKYAKTAETLSTTDPQGIAYTHDSAEHYDVAWVVGQWVYYQRDAKAKAKPVTFSISRQQARERFAKMHVEEVVPMVRARAAPIESLPRNLDACNSYGGCPYQRECHATITPEESAATLLTQIRGARPMPETPADLLASIAAAAGNVPPPPTTAAAPTPEPIFVAGKHTTGDPKLDAHLGTLAPADQAALLSSMIAAQAAAGLPLTVVSVLPEAPPVVETRAPKKRQTKPKAAPKVEVEPPADVVLDQAVEAGALAAAQVTGDFSEIECSEQDERRYQRRRLVEVWLRGTRPKEDLEYAITMVEVPL
- the orn gene encoding oligoribonuclease, with product MRTAKYLFLDLETTGLHPGHDDILECAWIITDGSLREIRRGQMVLHFRRIFPEAVDPFVTEMHTKNGLWAECETSVNDLCDLADVLAGQINSTEWVETRPILAGATVHFDRSFLRHWVPDVERLLHHRHLDVSSLKMALRDVDPNLPKPASSDAHRAMDDIEYSLGEARNIYALLADVVIDQAIEAGALAAAQVTGDFGVILALTER